A segment of the Bacillota bacterium genome:
ACGAAGCGGCAAGAAGACTCCTAACCCAAGGTGTGGCTACCAGTTGCAGTGTGATGGTCCCCTGCCCTTGGTCCTATGAATTCTTGATGTGGTATCGGGAGCATCCGAAGTTGGATGTGGGAATCCACCTAACTCTCACCAGCGAATGGGCCACCTACCGTTGGCCACCGTTGACGGCCGGTAGAGGATTAAGGGATAAGGACGGTTTCATGCATCGCCGTCCGGAGGAAGTGATCAAACACGCGTCGGTAGAGGAAGTGTATGAGGAATCTAAGGCGCAAGTCCAACGAGCCCTGGAATGGGGTGTCCAGCTTACCCATCTGGACACCCACATGGGTGCTTCCCTGGCTTCCTATGGTTTTGCCCAGGCCTATCTAAGACTGGCAGAGTCTTTCGGGCTTCCTCCCATGCTCCTGAAACCCACTCCAGAACTGCAAAGCCAGGCAATTGAGCAGGGCTATGATCTCCGCATCTTTGAGCTGATGGAACAGGCTAGCACACCTAGACTGACTGGGCTGTTTAGCGCTGCCCGGAAAGGAACTTATCGGGCCACCAAGGAGGCGGTGTATCGGCAGCTGGCCCAGCTGCCTACGGGTGTAAGCTATTTCATCATCCACCCGGCCTTGGCTAGCGACACTAT
Coding sequences within it:
- a CDS encoding ChbG/HpnK family deacetylase, translated to MDPAHRDRLLIVHCDDVGLSWEANEAARRLLTQGVATSCSVMVPCPWSYEFLMWYREHPKLDVGIHLTLTSEWATYRWPPLTAGRGLRDKDGFMHRRPEEVIKHASVEEVYEESKAQVQRALEWGVQLTHLDTHMGASLASYGFAQAYLRLAESFGLPPMLLKPTPELQSQAIEQGYDLRIFELMEQASTPRLTGLFSAARKGTYRATKEAVYRQLAQLPTGVSYFIIHPALASDTMRAITGSWQQRYFEYLIFMEEETRRFIEAQGIQLVSWRKLQASTET